From the genome of Arthrobacter alpinus, one region includes:
- a CDS encoding NUDIX domain-containing protein, producing MVRPGHLGGIRDAGDAWVEGPAGKFWGKFGSAGLLVFDAGRGVLLQHRAIWSHHGGTWGLPGGALHSGEAAVDGALREAWEEAGVPRANVELLFTSAWDIGYWSYTTVAVAAVVPFEAVISDPESLALDWFTPEDVAKLSLHPGFAAAWPALRQRLEGAGGG from the coding sequence GTGGTGCGTCCGGGGCATTTGGGTGGCATCCGCGATGCTGGTGACGCCTGGGTTGAGGGTCCCGCCGGTAAGTTCTGGGGAAAGTTTGGTTCCGCCGGTCTGCTCGTGTTCGACGCCGGGCGCGGAGTTCTGCTCCAGCACCGGGCGATCTGGTCCCACCACGGCGGCACCTGGGGCCTTCCCGGGGGAGCCCTGCACAGTGGAGAGGCAGCCGTCGACGGTGCCCTTCGGGAGGCGTGGGAGGAAGCCGGCGTCCCGCGGGCGAACGTTGAACTGCTGTTCACCTCCGCCTGGGACATCGGCTACTGGAGTTACACGACGGTGGCTGTGGCCGCCGTCGTCCCGTTTGAGGCGGTCATCAGCGATCCCGAAAGCTTGGCATTGGATTGGTTCACCCCGGAGGATGTCGCGAAGCTGTCGCTGCACCCGGGGTTCGCGGCGGCCTGGCCGGCGTTAAGACAGCGGCTCGAAGGAGCAGGCGGCGGCTGA
- the nrdF gene encoding class 1b ribonucleoside-diphosphate reductase subunit beta: protein MTPDKLKLAHHVTAINWNRIEDEKDVEVWNRLCNNFWLPEKVPLSNDIQSWATLSPEEQLMTMRVFTGLTLLDTLQGTVGAVSLIPDAITPHEEAVYTNIAFMESVHAKSYSSIFSTLCSTKEIDEAFRWSVENVNLQKKAQIIESYYYGDDPLKRKIASTLLESFLFYSGFYLPMYWSSRAKLTNTADLIRLIIRDEAVHGYYIGYKYQKGLEKVSQERRDELKAWTFELLFELYENEVQYTHDLYDAVGLAEDVKKFLHYNANKALMNLGYEAMFPAAVTDVSPAILSALSPNSDENHDFFSGSGSSYVIGKAVNTEDEDWDF from the coding sequence ATGACACCGGACAAGCTGAAGTTGGCCCACCACGTAACGGCCATCAACTGGAACCGCATAGAGGACGAGAAGGACGTTGAGGTCTGGAACCGTCTGTGCAACAACTTTTGGCTGCCGGAGAAGGTGCCGCTGTCCAACGACATCCAGTCGTGGGCCACGCTGAGCCCTGAAGAACAGCTCATGACGATGCGCGTGTTCACCGGACTGACCCTGCTGGACACCCTGCAGGGCACGGTGGGCGCCGTCTCGCTGATCCCGGACGCCATCACCCCGCACGAAGAAGCCGTCTACACGAACATTGCGTTCATGGAGTCGGTGCACGCCAAGAGCTACTCTTCGATCTTCTCCACCCTGTGCTCCACGAAGGAAATCGACGAGGCGTTCCGCTGGTCGGTGGAGAACGTGAACCTGCAGAAGAAGGCGCAGATCATTGAGTCCTACTACTACGGAGACGACCCGCTCAAGCGCAAAATTGCTTCCACCTTACTGGAGTCCTTCCTGTTCTACTCGGGCTTCTACCTGCCCATGTACTGGTCTTCACGGGCCAAGCTGACGAACACGGCAGATTTGATCCGCCTGATCATCCGTGATGAGGCCGTGCATGGCTACTACATCGGCTACAAGTACCAGAAGGGCCTAGAGAAGGTCTCCCAGGAGCGCCGCGACGAGTTGAAGGCGTGGACCTTCGAGCTTCTCTTCGAGCTGTACGAGAACGAGGTCCAGTACACGCACGACCTCTACGACGCCGTTGGCCTGGCCGAGGACGTCAAAAAATTCTTGCACTACAACGCCAACAAGGCGCTGATGAACCTGGGCTACGAGGCCATGTTCCCGGCCGCCGTGACCGATGTGAGCCCGGCGATCCTGTCCGCGCTCTCGCCGAACTCGGATGAGAACCACGACTTCTTCTCCGGCTCCGGATCCTCCTACGTCATCGGCAAAGCCGTCAACACCGAAGACGAGGACTGGGACTTCTAG
- the nrdE gene encoding class 1b ribonucleoside-diphosphate reductase subunit alpha — protein sequence MPAAWEGMSYHELNAMLNLYNADGEIQFDADKAAARQYFLQHVNNNTVFFHDLEEKLEYLVKNEYYERETLDQYTMNFIRELYQHAYKKKFRFETFLGAFKFYTSYTLKTFDGNRFLERYEDRVCMVALHLARGNEELATKIVDEIIDGRFQPATPTFLNAGKAQRGELVSCFLLRIEDNMESIGRSINSALQLSKRGGGVAFALTNIREVGAPIKQIENQSSGVIPVMKLLEDSFSYANQLGARQGAGAVYLHAHHPDINRFLDTKRENADEKVRIKTLSLGVVIPDITFELAKRDEDMYLFSPYDVEKVYGMPFSDISVTEKYYEMVDDARIKKTKIKAREFFQTLAEIQFESGYPYIMFEDTVNRANPIEGKIIMSNLCSEILQVSAPTTYNDDLSYNETGKDISCNLGSLNIAKAMDSPDLGSTIETAIRTLSAVSDMSNITSVPSIAKGNDQSHAIGLGQMNLHGYLARERVHYGSVEGLDFTNIYFYTVVYHCIRASNLLAIETGSTFAGFENSTYASGAFFDKYTDGQWLPQTEKVLQMFDSVHIPTQEDWRELKASVMEHGIYNQNLQAVPPTGSISYINNSTSSIHPIASMIEIRKEGKLGRVYYPAPYLSNDNIEYYKDAYEIGFEKVIDTYAAATQHVDQGLSLTLFFKDTATTRDINKAQIYAWRKGIKTIYYIRLRQLALEGTEVENCVSCQL from the coding sequence ATGCCTGCGGCATGGGAAGGTATGAGCTACCACGAGCTCAACGCCATGCTGAACTTGTACAACGCGGACGGCGAAATCCAGTTCGACGCGGACAAGGCAGCAGCCCGCCAGTATTTCCTCCAGCACGTGAACAACAACACCGTGTTCTTCCACGACCTGGAAGAAAAGCTGGAGTACTTGGTCAAGAACGAGTACTACGAACGCGAAACCCTTGACCAGTACACGATGAACTTCATCCGCGAGCTTTACCAGCACGCGTACAAGAAGAAGTTCCGCTTCGAGACGTTCCTAGGCGCGTTCAAGTTCTATACGTCCTACACGCTGAAGACTTTCGACGGCAACCGGTTCCTGGAACGCTACGAGGACCGCGTCTGCATGGTGGCCCTGCACCTGGCCCGCGGCAACGAGGAACTGGCCACCAAGATCGTCGATGAGATCATCGACGGCCGCTTCCAGCCCGCCACCCCCACCTTCTTGAATGCTGGCAAGGCCCAGCGCGGCGAGCTCGTCTCCTGCTTCCTGCTGCGCATTGAAGACAACATGGAATCCATTGGCCGTTCCATCAACTCGGCCCTGCAGCTGTCCAAGCGCGGCGGCGGCGTGGCCTTTGCACTGACCAACATCCGCGAAGTGGGCGCACCCATCAAGCAGATCGAGAACCAGTCCTCCGGCGTCATCCCGGTTATGAAGCTTCTCGAGGACAGCTTCTCCTACGCCAACCAGCTTGGCGCCCGCCAGGGTGCCGGCGCCGTGTACTTGCACGCCCACCACCCCGACATCAACCGCTTCCTGGACACCAAGCGTGAGAACGCCGATGAAAAGGTCCGCATCAAGACCCTCTCACTCGGTGTGGTGATCCCGGACATCACCTTTGAGCTGGCCAAGCGCGATGAGGACATGTACTTGTTCTCCCCGTACGACGTCGAAAAGGTCTACGGCATGCCGTTCTCCGACATTTCGGTCACCGAAAAGTACTACGAAATGGTTGACGACGCGCGGATCAAGAAGACCAAGATCAAGGCCCGAGAGTTCTTCCAGACCCTCGCCGAGATCCAGTTCGAATCCGGCTACCCTTACATCATGTTCGAGGACACGGTAAACCGCGCCAACCCCATCGAGGGCAAGATCATCATGAGCAACCTGTGCTCGGAGATCCTGCAAGTTTCAGCGCCCACCACGTACAACGATGACCTCTCCTACAACGAGACCGGCAAGGATATCTCCTGCAACCTTGGCTCGCTGAACATTGCCAAGGCCATGGATTCCCCCGACCTGGGCAGCACCATCGAGACGGCCATCCGCACACTCTCGGCTGTCTCTGACATGTCCAACATCACCAGCGTGCCCTCCATCGCCAAGGGCAACGACCAGTCGCACGCCATCGGCCTGGGCCAGATGAACCTGCACGGCTACCTGGCCCGGGAACGCGTCCACTACGGATCCGTTGAAGGCCTGGACTTCACCAACATCTACTTCTACACGGTGGTGTACCACTGCATCCGGGCTTCGAACCTGTTGGCCATCGAAACCGGGAGCACCTTCGCCGGCTTTGAAAACTCCACCTACGCCAGCGGCGCCTTCTTCGACAAGTACACCGATGGTCAGTGGCTGCCGCAGACCGAAAAGGTGTTGCAGATGTTCGACAGCGTGCACATCCCCACCCAGGAGGACTGGCGTGAGCTGAAGGCCTCCGTCATGGAACACGGCATCTACAACCAGAACCTGCAGGCCGTCCCGCCCACAGGCTCCATCAGCTACATCAACAACTCCACCTCCTCGATCCACCCGATCGCCTCCATGATCGAGATCCGCAAGGAAGGCAAGCTGGGTCGTGTGTACTACCCGGCCCCGTACCTGAGCAACGACAACATCGAGTACTACAAGGATGCGTACGAGATCGGCTTCGAGAAAGTCATCGACACCTACGCCGCTGCCACGCAACACGTGGACCAGGGCCTGTCCCTGACGTTGTTCTTCAAGGACACCGCCACCACGCGTGACATCAACAAGGCGCAGATTTACGCCTGGCGCAAGGGCATCAAGACCATTTACTACATTCGTCTCCGCCAGCTCGCGCTGGAAGGGACCGAAGTGGAAAACTGTGTTTCATGTCAGCTGTAG
- the nrdI gene encoding class Ib ribonucleoside-diphosphate reductase assembly flavoprotein NrdI gives MSALTAETAVGQIASRYTANRLIYFSSASDNTHRFVLKLGVDGARLPIYTSEETLLAQEPFVLVLPTYGGENRLGAVPKQVIKFLNVKENRNLIRGVIGAGNTNFGETYCLAGDIVAEKCNVQHLYRFELMGTSEDVDRVREGLEEFWTRLSQNKTQQ, from the coding sequence ATGTCAGCCTTAACAGCAGAAACCGCTGTTGGTCAGATAGCGTCGCGATACACCGCCAACCGGCTGATCTACTTCTCCTCAGCCTCGGACAACACCCACCGTTTCGTCCTGAAACTGGGTGTGGACGGGGCCCGGTTACCGATTTACACCTCTGAGGAAACGCTCCTGGCACAGGAGCCCTTCGTCTTGGTTCTTCCCACCTACGGCGGGGAAAATCGGCTGGGCGCAGTTCCGAAACAGGTCATCAAGTTTCTCAACGTAAAAGAAAACAGGAACTTGATCCGTGGCGTCATTGGCGCAGGAAACACAAATTTTGGCGAAACCTATTGCCTCGCCGGTGACATCGTCGCTGAAAAGTGCAACGTACAGCATTTATACCGTTTTGAACTGATGGGCACGTCGGAAGACGTGGACCGGGTTCGCGAAGGATTGGAAGAATTTTGGACACGATTGTCTCAGAACAAGACTCAACAGTGA
- the nrdH gene encoding glutaredoxin-like protein NrdH → MTVTVYTKPACVQCNATYRALDKKGITYQSVDISTDPAALEHVLSLGYQQAPVVITDADHWSGFRPDKIAELAAAVQEASNVA, encoded by the coding sequence ATGACCGTCACGGTTTACACCAAGCCTGCATGCGTCCAGTGCAACGCCACCTACCGGGCCTTGGACAAAAAGGGCATCACGTACCAGAGCGTGGACATCTCCACGGATCCGGCAGCCCTGGAGCATGTGTTGAGCCTGGGCTACCAGCAGGCCCCCGTGGTCATCACGGACGCCGACCACTGGTCGGGCTTCCGCCCGGACAAGATCGCCGAATTGGCTGCCGCCGTCCAGGAAGCCTCGAACGTAGCGTAA
- a CDS encoding MFS transporter, which produces MKPASELRRARVAVAALFFTNGALFANLVPRYPAIKEALGLSNAEFGLAVASFPVGALAAGLASGFLIRRFRSSRVAVAGTVLTALGIMLVGAAPSGIVFAAALCLAGAMDAITDVAQNSHGLRVQRLYGRSILNSFHAVWSIGAVAGGLMGAAAAGWRAPLLLHLGVSGAVLAAVSLSCLHLLLAGQEPTMVDAVDLGGPATSGGAVVRSPWWRHKYLVLTALVLIAAGSTLVEDAGSTWSSVYLAGELGAPLALAGLGFVALVAAQFVGRMLGDRLVDRFGQRQVARAGGLIVALGMGLALLWPTVPGTIAGFAAAGLGVATLVPAAMHAADTLPGLPAGTGLTVVSWLMRVAFLISPPVVGAISDVTSLRVGLLVVPLAGILVLVFSPVLSTRSARTSRTQDTTDDTPELPTRRA; this is translated from the coding sequence ATGAAACCCGCCAGCGAACTGCGCCGGGCGCGCGTTGCCGTAGCAGCGTTGTTCTTCACCAACGGTGCCTTGTTCGCGAACCTGGTTCCCCGCTATCCTGCCATCAAGGAGGCGCTGGGGCTTTCCAATGCTGAGTTTGGCCTTGCCGTGGCGTCGTTCCCGGTGGGGGCGCTGGCCGCAGGACTGGCCTCCGGGTTCCTGATCAGGCGCTTCCGCTCCTCCAGAGTGGCCGTGGCCGGAACCGTGCTGACGGCCCTGGGCATCATGCTTGTCGGTGCGGCGCCGTCGGGGATAGTGTTCGCGGCGGCACTGTGCCTGGCTGGGGCCATGGACGCCATCACCGATGTGGCACAAAATTCGCACGGGTTGCGTGTGCAGCGGCTGTATGGCCGTTCCATCCTCAATTCCTTCCATGCAGTGTGGAGTATCGGGGCGGTGGCCGGCGGGCTCATGGGAGCCGCAGCTGCGGGATGGAGGGCGCCATTGCTGCTGCACCTTGGTGTGTCGGGGGCGGTCTTAGCAGCCGTCTCACTGTCCTGCCTGCACCTCTTGCTGGCCGGGCAGGAGCCAACGATGGTCGACGCCGTCGATCTGGGAGGCCCTGCGACGAGCGGCGGTGCCGTGGTGCGGAGCCCTTGGTGGCGGCACAAGTACCTTGTCCTGACGGCGCTGGTGCTGATCGCGGCCGGCAGCACTCTGGTGGAGGATGCCGGCAGCACCTGGTCCTCTGTCTATCTCGCCGGCGAACTCGGAGCCCCGTTGGCCCTGGCCGGGCTGGGTTTCGTTGCCTTGGTGGCTGCCCAGTTTGTGGGCCGGATGCTCGGTGACAGACTGGTTGACCGCTTCGGCCAGCGGCAAGTCGCCCGGGCCGGTGGCCTGATAGTGGCACTCGGCATGGGGCTTGCATTGTTGTGGCCCACCGTACCTGGAACCATTGCCGGCTTCGCGGCCGCGGGCTTGGGCGTGGCCACGTTGGTGCCAGCGGCCATGCACGCTGCCGACACCTTGCCCGGGCTGCCGGCGGGGACGGGACTGACGGTGGTGAGTTGGTTGATGCGTGTGGCCTTCTTGATCTCCCCACCTGTGGTTGGAGCCATTTCCGATGTCACGTCCTTGCGCGTGGGGCTGCTGGTAGTGCCCCTGGCCGGAATCTTGGTGCTGGTATTCTCACCCGTCCTTAGCACCCGGTCAGCGCGAACCAGCCGAACGCAGGACACTACGGACGACACGCCGGAACTTCCGACACGCCGTGCCTGA
- a CDS encoding LysR family transcriptional regulator, translating into MINPIHLKTLQEVIRRGSFAAAATQLGYTASAVSQQMSALERDTGVVLFRRSARSVQPTDAALVMNRHGAKVLTDIDALLAASSRTQEGTSQELRLGIFPSLATYVLPRLLRSPQWPGLGINLHVSVGEPQQTIAGLRAGGELDVALVYQVGQAGLAWPHTINRQWIGDDNFRVVLPKEWGIQAGSEVAAAQLSDMPWIMHHPGTSDATVIERLFASCNLHPRVAAYSDDFNASLQLASVGLGAALVPELALTHRPDNVVVLDVPEIRLARNIFALLINDKHTARIGVFVDQLAGILHELNQTSSLKGPT; encoded by the coding sequence GTGATCAACCCGATCCACCTCAAGACCCTGCAGGAAGTGATCCGTCGAGGATCATTCGCCGCTGCAGCCACACAACTGGGCTATACGGCGTCGGCCGTGTCCCAGCAAATGTCGGCCCTGGAACGCGATACCGGCGTCGTACTTTTCCGCCGTTCGGCACGAAGCGTTCAACCCACAGATGCGGCCCTGGTGATGAACCGGCACGGCGCCAAGGTTCTCACCGACATCGACGCCCTGCTTGCTGCCAGTTCCCGCACCCAGGAAGGCACCAGCCAGGAACTGCGTTTGGGCATCTTTCCCTCGCTGGCCACCTATGTCCTCCCCCGGCTGTTGCGCAGTCCACAATGGCCAGGCCTGGGCATCAACCTCCATGTTTCCGTGGGTGAACCTCAGCAAACCATCGCCGGGCTGCGCGCCGGTGGCGAGTTGGATGTGGCACTGGTGTACCAGGTGGGCCAGGCGGGTTTGGCCTGGCCCCACACCATCAATCGGCAGTGGATTGGCGACGACAACTTTCGGGTGGTGTTGCCCAAGGAGTGGGGTATTCAGGCTGGCTCCGAGGTGGCCGCGGCGCAGTTGTCGGACATGCCCTGGATCATGCATCACCCCGGGACCAGCGATGCCACAGTCATCGAAAGGCTCTTTGCCAGCTGTAACCTGCACCCGCGCGTTGCAGCGTACAGCGACGACTTCAATGCAAGCCTGCAGCTTGCCTCGGTAGGCTTGGGCGCGGCCCTTGTCCCTGAACTGGCGCTGACACACCGCCCGGACAACGTGGTGGTGCTGGACGTACCCGAGATTCGGCTGGCCAGAAACATCTTTGCCCTGCTGATCAACGACAAGCACACGGCCCGCATTGGGGTTTTCGTCGACCAGCTGGCGGGCATTCTCCACGAACTGAACCAGACAAGTTCGCTGAAGGGCCCCACATGA
- a CDS encoding SRPBCC family protein, translating to MSIHFRLNSTSTQPLETLFGRSLNIEDHVASMAASGENAVGGVRAGEIGLGESVTWQARHFGINFRMTSLITELDAPHGFVDQQIKGPFRDFRHEHRFTTDDGCTTMIDDITFTAPFGPLGWLVERLVLARYLRRLIEARNDYLCRSV from the coding sequence ATGAGCATCCACTTCCGGCTCAATTCCACCAGTACTCAGCCACTGGAAACCCTGTTTGGCCGCTCGCTGAACATCGAGGACCATGTGGCCTCCATGGCCGCGTCCGGAGAAAACGCCGTTGGTGGTGTGAGGGCCGGAGAAATTGGGCTTGGCGAATCCGTCACCTGGCAGGCGCGCCACTTTGGCATCAACTTTCGCATGACGTCCCTGATCACGGAGCTGGATGCACCCCACGGCTTTGTTGACCAGCAGATCAAGGGCCCCTTCAGGGACTTCCGCCATGAGCACCGCTTCACAACGGACGATGGCTGCACCACGATGATCGATGACATCACCTTCACGGCGCCTTTTGGTCCGCTGGGCTGGCTTGTTGAACGACTCGTGTTGGCCAGGTACCTCCGGCGGCTGATCGAGGCCCGCAATGACTACCTCTGCAGATCCGTCTAA
- a CDS encoding aldehyde dehydrogenase family protein: MSAQELDITATNTIPAAVDAARQLFTSGITKPLDWRLEQLKAMNRMLTEHRDDFTAALAADLGKHPAEAWLTEIGFLTAEIAHTVKHLSTWLAPRKTPVPLALLPAKATTVLEPLGVVLVIAPWNYPIQLLLAPIIGALAAGNTVVAKPSELAPASSAVLARIVPQYLAGAVSIVEGAVPETTTLLAQRFDHIFYTGNGRVGRIVMAAAAKNLTPVTLELGGKSPVYIDDTVDARAAAARIAWGKFMNAGQTCVAPDYVLGTDTALARLADELPGAIRALYGDQPAHSLAYGRMINDGAFSRVAGMLAVDLREDTGSALISGGATDAATRYIEPTVMHVDAESALMQDEIFGPVLPLVTVASAQAAIDFINVRDKPLSLYVFSEDKDVRKAFTEQTSSGALNFGVPVVHLSVPGLPFGGVGESGMGSYHGKHSIDTFSHHKAILEKPLSPDTLSLIYPPFGAITKQIIKRFVAPAKKFRKA; encoded by the coding sequence ATGAGCGCACAGGAACTAGACATCACGGCAACGAACACCATCCCGGCCGCGGTGGATGCCGCCCGCCAACTCTTCACCTCGGGAATCACCAAACCTCTCGACTGGCGGCTGGAGCAACTTAAGGCAATGAACCGAATGCTAACCGAGCACCGGGACGACTTCACCGCCGCGCTCGCAGCCGACCTTGGCAAACACCCGGCAGAGGCATGGCTCACCGAAATCGGCTTCCTCACCGCGGAGATAGCCCACACGGTCAAACACTTGTCCACATGGCTGGCGCCACGGAAGACGCCCGTGCCGCTGGCACTGCTGCCAGCCAAGGCCACAACGGTACTGGAACCTCTCGGCGTCGTCCTGGTCATCGCACCGTGGAACTACCCCATCCAACTTCTCCTGGCACCCATCATCGGTGCGCTCGCAGCCGGGAACACTGTGGTGGCCAAACCCAGCGAGCTGGCGCCGGCCAGTTCCGCTGTCCTTGCCAGGATCGTTCCCCAGTATCTAGCCGGGGCAGTGAGCATCGTAGAGGGTGCCGTACCGGAAACAACCACCTTGCTGGCGCAACGCTTTGACCACATCTTCTACACGGGCAACGGCCGGGTGGGCAGAATCGTCATGGCGGCCGCTGCGAAAAACCTCACGCCGGTGACCTTGGAGCTCGGTGGCAAGTCCCCGGTCTACATTGACGACACGGTGGATGCCCGGGCCGCCGCAGCCCGTATCGCCTGGGGGAAGTTCATGAATGCGGGACAAACCTGTGTGGCGCCCGACTATGTTTTGGGGACCGATACAGCCTTGGCCCGCTTGGCCGATGAACTTCCTGGTGCCATCCGTGCCCTCTACGGGGACCAGCCGGCTCATAGTTTGGCTTACGGGCGCATGATCAACGACGGCGCTTTCTCCCGGGTGGCCGGGATGCTGGCGGTGGATCTGCGAGAAGATACCGGCTCGGCCCTGATTTCCGGAGGGGCAACAGATGCTGCCACCCGCTACATTGAACCGACGGTGATGCACGTCGATGCGGAGTCCGCCTTAATGCAAGACGAGATTTTCGGCCCCGTCCTGCCCCTGGTGACCGTGGCGTCAGCACAGGCGGCCATTGACTTTATCAACGTCCGGGACAAGCCGCTGTCCCTATATGTCTTCAGCGAAGACAAGGACGTGCGGAAGGCCTTTACGGAACAGACGTCGTCGGGGGCGCTGAACTTTGGGGTTCCCGTGGTGCACCTGAGCGTGCCCGGCCTGCCCTTTGGAGGGGTAGGGGAGAGCGGCATGGGAAGCTATCACGGCAAGCATTCCATCGATACCTTCTCCCACCACAAGGCCATCCTGGAAAAGCCGCTTTCCCCTGATACCTTGTCCCTGATCTACCCGCCGTTTGGTGCCATCACCAAGCAAATCATCAAGCGATTTGTTGCTCCGGCCAAGAAATTCCGGAAGGCTTAG
- a CDS encoding HNH endonuclease, whose protein sequence is MNIPGWEDGAGGAGLRAPRTGQPGPDVPGVVHSATEAVAHSLEFIDALLYGFGAPVFEAVDVALAMAQAARLPQVSVDACSVSVDTVLAQAGAALIGAIRELENAKNAAAAAQAKAEVLFAVVEQARQLYAGVRGEDLGKGTAAQIALARRESPVVGARLLKSAIRLVREFPEVLAVCSTGALTEYRGQIIATESEFLSPEQRSRIDAELATDPGVLETMGNKQLVSAVRVMAYRMEPDAFVKRLTKAESQRCVTLRPAADGMTYLSALLPLRQGVAALKSLTQAADSARAQGDGRGKGQLMADALVHRLACHLPCVGDGEPTPTGNGDQAANSRRGDCFSTREADVHLDLIMTDGSLFDGANEPAVLTGYQPIPAPVAQRMVMNTAGQAQVWLRRLYTHPDTRELIAMDSKARLFPDGMKRFLFDQDQLCATPWCDAPIREYDHIKSFAAGGRTTVGNGQGLCQACNLAKESLGWANAPDGAVITPTGHQYASTRPTLPGTDRRRDK, encoded by the coding sequence GTGAATATACCTGGGTGGGAGGACGGTGCTGGTGGGGCTGGGCTGCGAGCCCCACGTACCGGGCAGCCCGGACCGGATGTCCCTGGAGTCGTCCACTCCGCAACTGAGGCGGTGGCGCACTCCCTGGAATTCATTGATGCCCTGCTATATGGCTTCGGCGCGCCCGTGTTCGAAGCCGTTGACGTGGCCCTTGCCATGGCGCAGGCTGCCCGCTTGCCACAAGTATCCGTCGACGCTTGTTCAGTTTCAGTGGACACTGTCCTGGCCCAGGCAGGTGCTGCCCTGATAGGGGCCATCAGAGAGTTGGAGAACGCCAAAAATGCTGCCGCCGCCGCGCAAGCAAAAGCCGAGGTGCTGTTTGCCGTAGTGGAACAAGCCCGTCAATTGTACGCAGGTGTCAGGGGGGAAGACCTTGGCAAGGGGACTGCGGCCCAGATAGCGCTGGCACGGCGTGAGTCGCCCGTTGTTGGTGCACGCCTCCTGAAGTCAGCGATTCGCCTGGTGCGCGAATTCCCTGAGGTCCTGGCAGTCTGTTCGACCGGTGCCCTCACCGAATACAGGGGCCAGATAATTGCCACCGAGTCAGAATTCCTCTCTCCCGAGCAGCGCTCGCGGATCGACGCGGAACTGGCTACCGATCCAGGGGTCTTGGAAACCATGGGCAACAAGCAGCTCGTGTCAGCAGTTCGGGTTATGGCCTACAGGATGGAACCGGACGCCTTTGTGAAACGGCTGACCAAGGCGGAGTCACAGCGATGCGTCACCCTGCGCCCGGCAGCTGACGGGATGACGTACCTATCCGCTTTGTTGCCATTGCGGCAGGGGGTAGCTGCCTTGAAATCACTCACCCAAGCGGCAGACTCTGCCCGCGCGCAAGGGGACGGCAGGGGCAAAGGCCAGCTCATGGCCGACGCCCTGGTCCACAGACTTGCCTGTCACCTGCCATGCGTAGGTGACGGGGAACCCACACCAACGGGCAACGGTGACCAAGCTGCGAATTCCAGGCGCGGGGACTGCTTCTCCACACGGGAGGCAGATGTCCATCTGGACCTCATCATGACCGACGGCTCGCTCTTCGACGGAGCAAACGAGCCTGCAGTTCTCACCGGCTATCAACCCATACCAGCACCTGTGGCGCAACGGATGGTGATGAACACGGCAGGCCAGGCGCAGGTATGGCTCAGGCGCCTCTACACCCACCCGGATACAAGAGAGCTCATAGCCATGGACTCCAAGGCCAGACTCTTCCCTGACGGGATGAAGAGATTCCTCTTCGACCAGGACCAACTCTGCGCCACACCATGGTGCGACGCGCCCATCCGCGAGTACGACCACATCAAGTCCTTCGCCGCAGGGGGAAGAACGACCGTAGGCAACGGACAGGGGCTGTGCCAGGCATGCAACCTGGCCAAGGAGAGTCTCGGCTGGGCAAACGCCCCGGACGGGGCCGTCATCACCCCCACCGGGCACCAGTACGCCTCCACCAGACCAACCCTTCCCGGAACTGACAGGAGGCGGGACAAGTAA